The DNA segment GCAGACGGTGGCAAATACTAATCCGGAAACGACCAGGCTGCAGGTTTCGCGAAGGTTGGGCCAGCGGCCACAGATAATGACCAACAGCAGGCCGACCAAGGGCAAGCCCATCGCTAGCGGGATCAGCTGCGTACTTGTTAATGATTCCAGTCCAGGCATCTTACAGTCCCCCTCCAAGCAAGGCGGCGGCGGCTCTTTCGGCCAGGCCTGCGGAATAGAGCGTCCAGACACCAAACACGAGCGTCGCTGCGGTCAGCAAATAGGTGGGCAGTAGCATGGTCAGTGGAGCCTCACGAGCTTGCAGTGCCTTTTCAGAGGGCTCGGAAAAATAAAGGGTTTCGACCACACGCCAGACATAGATGACTGCCAATAGCGAACTTAATAACATCAAAACCGCCACCGGCCAGCGACCTGTTTGGATCACCGCCGTCAGGATCATCCACTTGCTAACGAACCCGGCTGTGACGGGGACTCCGATCAAAGCCAGCCCACTGATGACCCAGGCAAAGGAGGTCCATGGCATCGTCTTGCTCGCGCCCCGCCAGTCCGAAAGGTGAACCGATCCCAGGCGAAGTGCGAAACAACCGACCACCAGGAAGAGACTGCACTTGATCAACGCATGGTTGAACATGTGGACGATTCCCCCAGCCAAACCGGCTTGGTTGGCAAGGCTGATCCCCAGCAGCATGTACCCAATCTGAGCAACGCTGGAATAGGCGAGCAGCAGTTTGATGTTCTCCTGGTAAATCGCGGTTATCGAAGCGGCAAAGATTCCGGTTAACGCGAACACGATCAACGCCGTGTCCAGCGATAGATGCCCCAAGGCAAATTCGGGGGTAAAGATCCCGTAGACGACGCGAATAAAGGCGTAGACGGCAATCTTGGTCGACGTGGCAGCGATGAACGCGGAAACGACCGACGGAGCGTACGTATAAGCGCTGGGCAGCCAGGTATGGAGTGGAAAGACGGCCATCTTGATGCATAGCCCGACCGTTAGGAACGCGAACGCCACCAAGACGGTTCGTGGCCCATGATCGATCGGCAGTCTGGCTGCCATGTCGGCCATGTTTAAAGTCCCGGTCATGTGATAGACCAGACCGATACCAATCAAGATGAAGGTCGCCCCGACCGAGCCCAAGATCAGGTATCGAAATGCCGCCAAAGGGGCTCGCCGTGAGCGTCCGAGGCTGATCAATGCATACGAGGATAACGACGATATTTCCAAAAAGACAAAGACATTAAAAAGGTCACCCGTGATGCACATCCCCAGCAATCCGCTCAAGCAAAGCAGGTAGCAAGCGTAGAACATCGTCCGCTTAGAGGGTGGGATTTCATCGTCGATACTTCGTGGAGCGTAAGCCATCACGACCGCTCCGATCCCCGAGATAAACAAGAGAACAAAGCTGCTCAGTTCATCGACGACGTATTCGATTCCGTATGGGACTTGCCAGTTTCCCATGTTGTAATGAATCGGGCCATGTTGCAGGACCATCGCGGTCAATGCGATGGATATCGCAAAAGTGCAGCAGGCGACAACCAACGCCAGCAGGTAGGCGATGCGGCGACCGCCTAGCAGAACACACAGCGGTGCGGCCAGCAGCGGTAGAACGATTTGTAGGGCAGGTAACTGGCTTTCGATCACGACTGATTATCCAATGCCAGTATTTCGTCTTCGTCAATGGTCCCGAACTCTTCGCGAATTCGCACCACAAGGGCGAGCGCCACTGCGGTCGTTGCGATACCGACGACAATCGCCGTCAGCATCAACACACTTGGAAGCGGATTCGAATAGATCACGCCATCTACAGCGCCTGCGGCATTGGCCGCATGCTCCGCGATTGGGGCGGCCGCGGTCGCTACCGTATCGGCGGTTTCTGCAATCGCATGACCGGCTTCAGCGGAGTGGTGCGTGTCATGGGCTGCGGAGTGGCTCTCTGCGATCGCTCGAGGAATGATGGGGGCGGTCCCGTCCTTCACTTTTCCCATGGTGATGTACAGCAGAAACACCGACGTTTGAAACAGGTTCAAACCGATGACGGTCTTGATCAGGTTTTCTCTCGCGATGACCACGTAAAACCCGGTCATCATCAGAAAGATCACGATCCAGTAGTTATACAGGCCAAGAATTGTATCCCAGTTCATACCGACCTCCGCCTTCCTGCGAACGCATAGAAAATCATCGTCATGACGGACGTGACGGTGATCCCGACGCCCATTTCGACTAACAGGATTCCCAAGTGCTGGCCACTCGGCAAAATTCCATGCCCAACCGAATGTTCAAGCGTGCTGTAATCTAAGAATTGCCCACCAAGGTACATCGTTAGAACCCCCGTTCCGCCATAGATCAGAACACCAAGTGCGGTCAGCCGTTCCATCAACGCCGGTGGCGCAACGCGCTGAATCGCCTCCAGTCCGAAGACCAGTCCATAAAGGATCAGGCCAGAGGCGAAAATCACGCCCGCCTGGAAACCTCCGCCGGGACCAAAGTCCCCGTGGAACTGGACATACAGCCCGAATAGCAGGATGTATGGGATCAATAATTTCGTGACGATGCGGACGATGGGAAACGTGGTTTGGATCATGCCGAAGCTCCCTCGGTATTTTGTTCCGATTCCGGTGAATCCGATTCCGGTGACCCTGGGCGGCTGGATCGTGGTTTCTCACGTCGCAGAATCAACAACACGGCGGTTCCTGCAGTGAAGATCACCGCGGTTTCACCCAGCGTGTCGTAACCGCGGTAGCTCGCAAGTAAGGCGGTCACCACATTCGGCAGCCCATGCATGTCGGGCTGAGATTTCTGAACAAACGATTCTTTCGGGTAGATCTGTACCGGCGCGTTGGGGTCTCCGAAATGATGCATGTCCAAAGTCCCGTAGATCAGAATCCCGCCGGTAGCCACGACTGCTAACAGCGGCACGATCCGTACGCCTGAGCGACCCTGCTTGAAGCCGGTCAGGGCTAGCGTGCTTAGCATCAGGACGGTTGAAATTCCCGCGCCAACGGCCGCCTCGGTAAAGGCGACGTCGGGGGCATCCAGATTCAGCATCCAACTGGCTGACAGAAAACTGTAGATGCCCGTAAACATGACCGCCGCCCAAAGGTCGCGGATACGTGCGATCGTAACCGCAGTGGCGGCTAGTAACGCCAGGATGATGATGTCGATTGCGATCATGATTTGTCGCCCTTCTTCTGAAGGATGCTCGCATCTAATTCAGGCTTTAAGCCGTGAGCCAACGCTGAACGAGCCAGCGCGTGGCAGGAGGTCGGACTGGTGATCCAAACGAAAAACAGAATGGTTATCAACTTCACCGTCACCAGCGAGAACCCCGCGTAAAACATCAGCCCGGTTAAAATCAAACCGGCTCCCAAGGTGTCGGTAATCCCGCCACCATGCATCCGAGAGAAAAATTCGGGTAAACGGAGAATCCCGATGCCTCCGATCAGGGAGAAGAATGCCCCGCTAACGAGGAAGAGCCAGCACAGGATGTTGCCAGTCATTTGCATGATTTCAGGGAATGTCATTCGAGGTTTTCCCCGCCGAAATCACCAAATTCGGTGAAACGTAAGAGGGCCACCATCCCAATGAAATTCATCAAACTGTAAAGCAAGGCAAGGTCTAAGAAATCATCGCGGCCCGACATGAAATCTAAAACGCAGATCAAGAGCACGGTCTTGGTGCCAAACATGTTCAGCGCCAATA comes from the Roseimaritima multifibrata genome and includes:
- a CDS encoding monovalent cation/H+ antiporter subunit D family protein, which gives rise to MIESQLPALQIVLPLLAAPLCVLLGGRRIAYLLALVVACCTFAISIALTAMVLQHGPIHYNMGNWQVPYGIEYVVDELSSFVLLFISGIGAVVMAYAPRSIDDEIPPSKRTMFYACYLLCLSGLLGMCITGDLFNVFVFLEISSLSSYALISLGRSRRAPLAAFRYLILGSVGATFILIGIGLVYHMTGTLNMADMAARLPIDHGPRTVLVAFAFLTVGLCIKMAVFPLHTWLPSAYTYAPSVVSAFIAATSTKIAVYAFIRVVYGIFTPEFALGHLSLDTALIVFALTGIFAASITAIYQENIKLLLAYSSVAQIGYMLLGISLANQAGLAGGIVHMFNHALIKCSLFLVVGCFALRLGSVHLSDWRGASKTMPWTSFAWVISGLALIGVPVTAGFVSKWMILTAVIQTGRWPVAVLMLLSSLLAVIYVWRVVETLYFSEPSEKALQAREAPLTMLLPTYLLTAATLVFGVWTLYSAGLAERAAAALLGGGL
- a CDS encoding Na(+)/H(+) antiporter subunit B, encoding MIQTTFPIVRIVTKLLIPYILLFGLYVQFHGDFGPGGGFQAGVIFASGLILYGLVFGLEAIQRVAPPALMERLTALGVLIYGGTGVLTMYLGGQFLDYSTLEHSVGHGILPSGQHLGILLVEMGVGITVTSVMTMIFYAFAGRRRSV
- a CDS encoding monovalent cation/H+ antiporter complex subunit F, with product MTHLFLATSIAILVTMTLALIRAMLGPTVFDRVLALNMFGTKTVLLICVLDFMSGRDDFLDLALLYSLMNFIGMVALLRFTEFGDFGGENLE
- a CDS encoding DUF4040 domain-containing protein; its protein translation is MIAIDIIILALLAATAVTIARIRDLWAAVMFTGIYSFLSASWMLNLDAPDVAFTEAAVGAGISTVLMLSTLALTGFKQGRSGVRIVPLLAVVATGGILIYGTLDMHHFGDPNAPVQIYPKESFVQKSQPDMHGLPNVVTALLASYRGYDTLGETAVIFTAGTAVLLILRREKPRSSRPGSPESDSPESEQNTEGASA
- a CDS encoding sodium:proton antiporter, with the translated sequence MNWDTILGLYNYWIVIFLMMTGFYVVIARENLIKTVIGLNLFQTSVFLLYITMGKVKDGTAPIIPRAIAESHSAAHDTHHSAEAGHAIAETADTVATAAAPIAEHAANAAGAVDGVIYSNPLPSVLMLTAIVVGIATTAVALALVVRIREEFGTIDEDEILALDNQS
- the mnhG gene encoding monovalent cation/H(+) antiporter subunit G, with protein sequence MTFPEIMQMTGNILCWLFLVSGAFFSLIGGIGILRLPEFFSRMHGGGITDTLGAGLILTGLMFYAGFSLVTVKLITILFFVWITSPTSCHALARSALAHGLKPELDASILQKKGDKS